The following proteins come from a genomic window of Amaranthus tricolor cultivar Red isolate AtriRed21 chromosome 14, ASM2621246v1, whole genome shotgun sequence:
- the LOC130799141 gene encoding uncharacterized protein LOC130799141, with protein sequence MSSFLKKATKKVTKVAKSLGGSSSSKRKGTSTPSVSTTPSISNYNYEHNYPEGYDPELHNYAEEVERDIQIDEEEEQEEEPTTPIGIHISRQSSTRSHEEQGEQQQQRQARGKRVNFQTIDEDEPVRQPFPAMPPPSSRAVSHVWSYFTKEPTENPDIFLCTCQICESQGVKPLVSYSFTRGGGTGSFNKH encoded by the exons atgtcttcatttttgaaaaaagccacaaaaaaagttactaaagtggcaaaatcattaggaggttccagttcctctAAAAGAAAGggcacttctactccgtcggtatcaacaacaccctccattagtaattataattatgaacataattatccggaagggtacgatccggagttacataattatgcagaagaagtggaaagagatatacaaattgatgaagaagaagaacaagaagaggaaccaacgaccccaattgggatacatatatctcgacagtcatcaacaagatcacatgaagaacaaggagaacaacaacaacaaagacaagctcgtggtaaacgagtcaatttccaaactatcg atgaagatgaaccagtaagacaaccttttccggcaatgccacctcctagtagtagagctgtttcacatgtgtggtcgtatttcacaaaagaaccaaccgagaatccagatattttcttatgcacttgtcaaatttgtgaaagtcaaggagtaaagcccttagtttcatacagtttcaccagag gtggtggaacgggatcttttaacaaacattag